In Citrus sinensis cultivar Valencia sweet orange chromosome 4, DVS_A1.0, whole genome shotgun sequence, one DNA window encodes the following:
- the LOC102616419 gene encoding geranylgeranyl transferase type-1 subunit beta isoform X2 encodes MEPATQNEWDRLSSPSSDGEEQAASDGSSSQFNRQQHVAFLMMMYESLPHHYQYQEINRITLAHFAISGLCLLGALDRVDKDAVSDWVLSLQAHPSNKADLTNGEFYGFHGSRSSQLHPDDNGVLMHNGSNLASTYCALAILKAVGYNFANIDSKSILTSMRNLQQHDGSFMPIHFGAEKDLRFVYCAAAICFLLEDWSGMDRERAKAYILNCQSYDGGFGLTPGSESHGGGTYCAVASLRLMGFIEDNVLSKNTSSSIIDLPLLLSWCLQRQAADGGFQGRANKPSDTCYAFWVSIEDVGWLQLN; translated from the exons ATGGAACCAGCTACACAGAATGAGTGGGACCGGCTATCATCACCTTCATCAGACGGAGAAGAACAAGCAGCATCAGATGGTTCATCATCACAATTCAACAGGCAGCAACACGTGGCGTTCCTGATGATGATGTACGAATCGTTGCCGCATCACTACCAGTACCAGGAGATCAACCGCATCACTCTCGCTCACTTTGCCATCTCCGGCCTTTGCCTCCTCGGTGCCTTAGATCGC GTTGACAAGGATGCGGTGTCAGATTGGGTTTTATCACTGCAAGCTCACCCAAGTAATAAAGCTGACCTGACGAATG GAGAATTCTATGGATTCCACGGTTCTCGAAGTTCTCAGCTCCATCCAGATGATAATGGG GTTTTGATGCACAATGGTAGTAACTTGGCAAGCACGTACTGTGCCCTAGCCATACTAAAGGCCGTTGGTTATAATTTTGCAAACATTGACAGCAAATCAATATTGACATCAATGAGAAATCTTCAACAGCACGATGGGAG TTTTATGCCGATCCATTTTGGAGCAGAGAAGGATCTTCGGTTTGTATATTGTGCTg CTGCTATCTGCTTTTTGTTGGAGGATTGGAGTGGCATGGACCGGGAGAGAGCAAAGGCGTACATTTTAAATTGCCAG TCATATGACGGTGGGTTTGGTTTGACTCCTGGTTCAGAATCACATG GGGGTGGTACATACTGTGCTGTCGCATCTCTCCGTTTGATGGGATTCATTGAAGACAATGTTCTTTCTAAAAATACGTCATCTTCAATTATTGACCTGCCGTTGCTACTAAGTTGGTGCTTGCAG AGGCAGGCGGCGGATGGTGGATTTCAAGGTAGAGCTAACAAGCCTAGTGACACGTGTTATGCATTTTG GGTCAGTATTGAGGATGTTGGGTGGCTACAACTTAATTGA
- the LOC102607090 gene encoding TATA-box-binding protein 2-like — MDSTNSNSTVMAPVIQNIVATINLECKLDLKKIALHARNAEYNPSRFSAVTMRIKEPKTTALIFSSGKIVCTGAKSESQAKLAARKYARIVQKIGFPVQFKDFKIQNIVGSCDVEFPIKLERLNGFHAMFSTYEPELFPGLIYRMNKPNVTMLIFLSGKVVITGAKAREQIYAAFDNIYPVLKLFRFQKDSRFPVNGKKEIKK; from the coding sequence ATGGATTCAACGAACAGTAATTCAACTGTGATGGCTCCCGTTATTCAAAACATCGTGGCAACAATTAACTTGGAGTGCAAGTTAGACCTAAAGAAGATTGCTTTGCACGCACGCAACGCGGAGTACAACCCTTCTCGCTTCTCCGCCGTCACAATGAGAATCAAGGAACCGAAGACCACGGCGCTGATCTTCTCCTCCGGCAAGATCGTCTGCACCGGCGCCAAGAGCGAGAGCCAAGCGAAGCTTGCTGCGAGAAAGTACGCAAGAATCGTGCAGAAGATAGGGTTTCCGGTGCAGTTCAAGGACTTCAAGATTCAGAACATTGTTGGGTCATGCGACGTGGAGTTCCCCATCAAACTTGAACGTTTAAACGGGTTCCACGCCATGTTTTCGACGTATGAACCGGAGTTGTTTCCCGGTTTGATTTACCGGATGAATAAACCGAATGTCACCATGCTTATATTTTTGTCTGGGAAAGTTGTGATCACTGGAGCCAAGGCTAGAGAGCAGATTTATGCAGCTTTTGATAACATATATCCTGTGCTGAAGCTATTCAGATTCCAGAAGGATTCCAGATTTCCAGTGAAcggtaaaaaagaaataaaaaaataa
- the LOC102616127 gene encoding uncharacterized protein LOC102616127, producing the protein MKSLSSVGLGLSVVFGCLLLALIAELYYLLWWKKRFTRREIESDYSNPAREFLYMFCLRRPSSLSHSALNPQKLCSSVTDTLVQEPQSQHHLHTNTSNKDFLFKPFGSSGEDSMEAELMRLHNLSGPPRFLFTITEETKEDLESEDSKSRGDIKSRKGSRSKSLSDLLLTVETPYLTPLASPSFFTPPLTPMNSSHNQHGIGFNPLFESSTDAEFSKIKSSPPPKFKFLQEAEEKLYRRRLVEEAEKKAHKTNGFVRENGITKAPTSKFLKDEDGGSFITITVDKNKDQQLQQFHSSSSQVLPLATSPSTFRPPAKKNYSIPL; encoded by the coding sequence ATGAAATCTTTGAGCAGTGTAGGGCTTGGCTTGAGTGTGGTGTTTGGATGCTTATTGTTAGCTTTGATTGCTGAGctttattacttgttatgGTGGAAAAAGAGATTCACTAGAAGAGAGATTGAGAGTGATTATAGCAACCCAGCAAGAGAGTTTTTGTACATGTTTTGTTTGAGAAGGCCATCTTCTTTGAGCCACTCAGCTTTGAATCCTCAAAAACTTTGTTCTTCAGTGACAGATACTTTAGTTCAAGAACCACAATCTCAACATCATTTGCACACAAATACCAGTAATAAAGATTTCTTGTTCAAGCCATTTGGTAGTAGTGGTGAAGATAGCATGGAGGCGGAGCTGATGAGGCTGCATAATCTTTCAGGGCCACCGAGGTTTCTCTTCACAATTACTGAAGAAACAAAGGAGGATTTGGAGTCTGAAGATAGCAAGTCTAGAGGTGATATCAAAAGCAGAAAAGGGTCAAGAAGCAAAAGCTTGAGTGATCTGCTTCTCACTGTTGAGACTCCATATTTGACACCTCTTGCTTCTCCTTCATTTTTCACTCCTCCTCTTACTCCTATGAACTCTTCTCACAACCAGCATGGGATTGGATTCAATCCTCTATTTGAATCATCAACAGATGCTGAGTTTAGCAAGATAAAGTCATCACCTCCTCCGAAGTTCAAGTTTTTACAGGAAGCAGAGGAGAAACTTTACAGAAGAAGATTAGTAGAGGAAGCTGAGAAGAAAGCTCATAAGACTAATGGGTTTGTTCGAGAAAATGGAATTACCAAAGCTCCCACTTCAAAGTTTCTCAAAGATGAGGATGGAGGGTCCTTTATCACCATCACTGTTGATAAAAACAAAGACCAGCAACTACAACAATTCCATTCAAGCTCTTCACAGGTACTTCCTCTTGCTACTTCACCTTCAACATTTAGACCACCAGCCAAGAAGAACTACTCAATCCCACTTTAA
- the LOC102616419 gene encoding geranylgeranyl transferase type-1 subunit beta isoform X1 — protein MEPATQNEWDRLSSPSSDGEEQAASDGSSSQFNRQQHVAFLMMMYESLPHHYQYQEINRITLAHFAISGLCLLGALDRVDKDAVSDWVLSLQAHPSNKADLTNGEFYGFHGSRSSQLHPDDNGVLMHNGSNLASTYCALAILKAVGYNFANIDSKSILTSMRNLQQHDGSFMPIHFGAEKDLRFVYCAAAICFLLEDWSGMDRERAKAYILNCQSYDGGFGLTPGSESHGGGTYCAVASLRLMGFIEDNVLSKNTSSSIIDLPLLLSWCLQRQAADGGFQGRANKPSDTCYAFWIGSVLRMLGGYNLIDKEALRGFLLTCQSQYGGFGKCPGDLPDLYHSFYGYTAFSLLEEPGLNPLCAELGMTEFSALGI, from the exons ATGGAACCAGCTACACAGAATGAGTGGGACCGGCTATCATCACCTTCATCAGACGGAGAAGAACAAGCAGCATCAGATGGTTCATCATCACAATTCAACAGGCAGCAACACGTGGCGTTCCTGATGATGATGTACGAATCGTTGCCGCATCACTACCAGTACCAGGAGATCAACCGCATCACTCTCGCTCACTTTGCCATCTCCGGCCTTTGCCTCCTCGGTGCCTTAGATCGC GTTGACAAGGATGCGGTGTCAGATTGGGTTTTATCACTGCAAGCTCACCCAAGTAATAAAGCTGACCTGACGAATG GAGAATTCTATGGATTCCACGGTTCTCGAAGTTCTCAGCTCCATCCAGATGATAATGGG GTTTTGATGCACAATGGTAGTAACTTGGCAAGCACGTACTGTGCCCTAGCCATACTAAAGGCCGTTGGTTATAATTTTGCAAACATTGACAGCAAATCAATATTGACATCAATGAGAAATCTTCAACAGCACGATGGGAG TTTTATGCCGATCCATTTTGGAGCAGAGAAGGATCTTCGGTTTGTATATTGTGCTg CTGCTATCTGCTTTTTGTTGGAGGATTGGAGTGGCATGGACCGGGAGAGAGCAAAGGCGTACATTTTAAATTGCCAG TCATATGACGGTGGGTTTGGTTTGACTCCTGGTTCAGAATCACATG GGGGTGGTACATACTGTGCTGTCGCATCTCTCCGTTTGATGGGATTCATTGAAGACAATGTTCTTTCTAAAAATACGTCATCTTCAATTATTGACCTGCCGTTGCTACTAAGTTGGTGCTTGCAG AGGCAGGCGGCGGATGGTGGATTTCAAGGTAGAGCTAACAAGCCTAGTGACACGTGTTATGCATTTTG GATAGGGTCAGTATTGAGGATGTTGGGTGGCTACAACTTAATTGACAAGGAAGCTTTACGTGGATTTTTGCTAACTTGTCAGTCACAG TATGGTGGATTCGGTAAGTGCCCAGGGGATCTGCCTGATCTGTACCACTCTTTCTATGGATATACTGCATTTAGCCTTTTGGAAGAACCTGGCCTTAACCCGCTTTGCGCTGAACTGGGAATGACGGAATTTTCTGCTTTGGGAATCTGa
- the LOC102616914 gene encoding uncharacterized protein LOC102616914, whose product MKSNNATVLTLAEKCKNILAANWQGRLNTIKADAEGSKESIYTSKVKYMLKKGKPFIWVPEKDMHNVNTIIDERGSFAVASPTPGPLAKLLHSIKKLPTRVALSGDIAPLKSEKARLAAECLKEVMLSEQQVIGESSYTVSGVLSSSNFITTSRNENLKDLLDEREKYVVYKFNISSCMYIDGHGGTHEVDLKDVQTSKADMLAPLSAKLIDGINQSEARRKALVLFCFVYLNANAKDAFMLAVDRKGFDVLGKVPGPATKDGMPGFLWKEFRFTFKEEAHDVESFCSQLAQMEEEVVRKVSGFSGLA is encoded by the exons ATGAAATCAAACAACGCAACTGTATTAACGCTCGCCGAGAAATGCAag AATATATTGGCGGCAAATTGGCAAGGGCGCCTCAATACCATCAAAGCTGACGCCGAAGGAAG CAAGGAAAGCATCTACACTTCAAAGGTTAAGTATATGCTGAAGAAGGGGAAACCCTTCATCTGGGTACCGGAAAAGGATATGCACAATGTG AACACAATCATTGATGAGCGTGGTTCATTTGCTGTAGCCAGTCCCACCCCAGGCCCTCTGGCTAAATTACttcattcaataaaaaag CTACCAACTCGGGTTGCTCTAAGTGGAGATATTGCGCCTCTTAAAAGTGAAAAG GCTCGGTTAGCTGCAGAATGTCTTAAAGAAGTCATGCTGTCTGAGCAACAAGTGATTGGTGAGTCCAGTTACACGGTTTCAGGTGTATTAAGTTCTTCTAACTTTATTACTACTTCCCGAAATGAAAACCTCAAGGACCTACTTGATGAGCGTGAAAAGTACGTGGTTTATAAGTTTAATATAAG ttCATGCATGTATATTGATGGTCATGGGGGCACTCATGAAGTGGACTTAAAAGATGTTCAAACATCTAAAGCAGATATGTTAG CTCCCCTTTCTGCAAAGCTAATTGATGGCATTAACCAAAGCGAAGCAAGGCGCAAGGCGTTGGTGCTTTTCTGTTTTGTGTACTTGAATGCAAATGCAAAA GATGCGTTTATGCTCGCTGTCGACCGCAAGGGATTTGATGTGCTGGGAAAGGTTCCTGGTCCAGCCACAAAAGATGGCATGCCTGGATTCCTATGGAAGGAATTCAGATTCACGTTCAAGGAAGAGGCCCATGATGTGGAAAGTTTTTGCAGTCAGCTGGCGCAGATGGAAGAAGAGGTTGTCAGAAAGGTTTCAGGCTTCAGCGGTCTAGCTTGA